In Brassica napus cultivar Da-Ae chromosome A3, Da-Ae, whole genome shotgun sequence, the sequence CTACGCGTTGACCCTCTTTCGTAAGTTTTTTTGTAGAATCATGTGTCCATCTTGCTTTGACCCATAGTTCCAAATTTTCAGTCTTATAAAGGGTCTCAAGTGGTTTCTTCTTTGAATTTTGTATTACTTGTCCACATCATCATCCactataaaagtttttttttccgcAAGTTGGacaaataacaataaatattaaataatattctatTCACATTttctgtgtatatatatatgtacataggTTAACATTCAAAATTTTCTGCAAGTCGAAAAAAATCCCTAGATAATagtcaattattttaaaaaaaaatagtatacaaTTCTTCTTACGTAATTGGAATTATATTTAGGTAGACTTAATTAGCTAGACTATATTAAGTAAGACCACTTGACAATTTCatgatttaaattttggttATTCCTGTTTGACTATCCGTTAAGTTTCCTCGAAGACAGACATGATTTAAGCAAGTTTCTTATCCTAGAACAACAAAATTTGGACTGAAGTTTCCTTTTGACGATATTAAACATGCTCAATTACACAATCTTTTGTTTCTGTTGTCTAtgtagatatttaaattttggtgCATTAGTaataaattacatattttatggATCACACATGGTATAtctttaaaattaagaaaattgttcTAATAGAtaagaatttctattttaaaatattatattttgaaattatataaatatgagtataataaataatacactatttattcacataataaatttacaatCCTAAACATATGTTTGTCTCTATTATATTTgtatgtttttcttatttttcatatttaattcacGTTTATTCACaacacaaaattacaaaaaaaaaaaaaaaaaacgttattATAAGgaaaaagaattatatatatatatataagtttttcaTTCAAAGCTAGATTACTAACAGAAAATAGAAACTGTTTTTCAATTTATTATGCTagtacaaaatatttttgattatctgttataattttctaaataatatttttttattatatatattatgttttgtatGTAGGTATTTGTGTTTTATATAATACTAGGTCGTTTTCCGCGCTATGCGCGgataattgatttttaaatttgacaGATTTGCAATTTTTTAACATCTAACTTATAGTATAAAAGGGAGGAGATTACATGCACTGATTTTGGTTGTTGAAATGTTACTTCTAGCTTTATTTTGGCCTTTCTAAATTGTAATAAATCTGTGTTTTATAAGTTTGTTAGAATAGCATGTTTGGAAGAGGGCTAAATGTTGCTTTTTGTTAGGTTTTCTTGATAATCATCATTTGAGTTATATTGGTGTGTTTTTAGCTCAAGCTCATGTATTAAAGTTACTCTTATCCTGCTTTAGAAGcttttgatgatttttattGTATGATCAAAGTAAAACTGTGTCGACAATGATTTACTTTCCTGTAAATAAGACGTATTAATCATAGtgtatttcatttttaaaagttgatttcttttatctttatatatttaacgAATAATGTTTGTCACCAAGACAATTTCACATTTCCAATTACCTATGCTTTGCAGTTccttgaacataaatatttaaatttacaatattgagtgagttatttttatatgtaaaaaataataatgaaaaaggtaatgtgtttttaatatgaataaaaactatattatatgAATAACACTAAAGAGATTAATTGTAGttacaattaattttaaaatcataagcATGAAGTTtaagtgcaaaaaaaaagaaccctCACAAAGAATCAaccacaaaagaaaaatattaaagggAAACTGATGAAATTAAAGGAAGAGGTTTGGAGTTTCTGGAGTGTTCTCGATGATTTGGTCTGGTAGAGAGAGCAGTGGAGTGGAGAGATGATAAGTAGCTTAGGGACTTTGCAGTGcgtatttttaaaacacatgGACACTGTAACATTTTCAAACTTACAAATTCCATGTTATCCTACCTAGACATAAATTGCTGGTGCATACTTAAGGGAAAGAGAAGTAGCAATGAGTTCGTTGCTTATCTTACAGTACCAATTTTCAGAATGTACGTGACAAATCTCTATGATATAAAGTTACAGATTATGAACTGCAAAGTCTTTTATATTTAAAGAGCTAACGCCTAGACATCAACATTGGGTTTTCAAGAGAATTAACATTGCCGCAGGTCAGTCTCCAGCTGATTTCAAGATGACTGACGGAATCAACACCAACCCTTTCTTGCTCcatacatattatttacaaagaAGAAGCCAAAAGGTTATCCGCCCGACCAAGCAATAACTTATGCAATTTGGAGTTGATCCTCGTACAGTCCAATGTCCATAGAGCAAAACAAATgcaaatatacattttttcagttccaaaatataaaaatacataatataaattaagcTGACATGAGGCTCAAAGAAATTAGTGTTCAACACAAGCTGGTTGTAGATGAGGCTCTGATTATGTAAATGTACATATACAACTAAGCTAACAATGCATATTACCCGGTCAGTAAGAGAGGAGATAAAAGAAATAAGATCATGTGAAAACAAACAAtcactaaaagaaaaaataatatacggATTTACCTGGGAAGAGGCATGTTTCTTTTCTAGGGGTGCCACAGGGCCTGTTTTTTTCCGCTATTTTCTTCAAGATGCGCAACTGTCTCCTAAATTGATTAACAACAATGCACAACACTGACAATGTTAGCGATTGGGTGTAACACAATGCTTTCTCAGAGATGCAAACACAAGTATTATATTAAGACTTTTGATAGATAAAACTTGAATTCATTAGCAGCTGAGTATGGTACTCAGTTATCTCCCTAGATATTAACTCCATGATAGCCTCTTTAGTAACTTTTCTTCTCTCGATATCAAATTCCGTCTTTGTAATGGGCTGACACGAAGGATCCCTCTCCACTGTTGCCAAACCTTTTAATTATGGATCAAAAAGGGCCTAATGAACGCTTCAATTGGAAATGCACATTGTATAGTCAGAGCTggaattttcgaaaaaaaacttatatgatAAACTTGCAAAGTAATCAACACAATTTTACCTGTAGAAATGTGGTGGGTGTTCCAGGAAAagtcatatataacttgtatgaGTTTTGACTCAAACTTGTACAAACAGAAAGCTTTAAAACCAGAGCAACActgaaagtaaaaaataaaacaaagaacctTAGTAGAAGAtcaaacacaaaagaaaaaagagaaagataagTGGGCCTAAATTATATTGAGATATTTATGTAGAAATTGAAGAGTCAGTAAACATACGGGAGCCGAACGTCAAAGTACCGATTCTAGAAACTTAACTATTCTATACAGATTACTAACCATACAAATATAAACAGAACCATGAGTATGGAAAGTAACCATGATTAGAACGTCAAATATATGTCATACTCATAGCTATAAACTTTACTATTCTATACAGAGAATGTGCAATAGTTGAAGACAATATACTACTTAGTTTGCAAATGGATCAAGACACACTGTGTGGTTGCTATTGCCACTTCGTGAAGGACCGGGCGTTGAATGAGCATCTGTTCATTTAGCAGTTTCATGTGGCCAACGACATCTACATCAATGGTTGGGAAGTTGCAGTTAAATGGGGCCTTCAAATGTCTATAACTACGCAGATAAGCAATCAAATTGAATATGACTTTAAAGTTGTAACAGCTTACAATAGAGGTCACCCCTGAGTCCATAGTTGGCTTCAAAACCTCATGTAAGTTAAACCTAAACCTGTCTGCGTCAATAGGGAGGCACATGTGGTCAAGATCGGAGAGGACAGAGCTGTGCGTGAAGCAAATGGCCAAACCAAGATCAGCAACTCGATAGATCTCTTTGCTTTTCATAGCAAAAAAGTTCCTGAACTATAAGTGAATCCTAGTTTGAGGTCAGGGAGGTAGAGTGGAGCACAATTAGATGAGACCTTGCATCACAGTGTCCTGCTGGAAAAGAAACCAGTGAGTGGTTAATGAGATTTCTCTATAATCCATGAAACAAAATTGGGAAAGAAACATTCATACCGGAGACTTGCTGGAGATATAAGCCGATTTCATAGCCATATCTTCATTTGGTTGTCTTAAGGTCGCAGATCCTCAATGAAAGCTTTGATGTagggttatttttttttttaatttttttttttgatgtagggtttattagtttatataagAACAGAAAGAAGGGGAGGTGAAAAGCTTTGATGGGGTAATATCTCTTATTATTAAGATAGTTTAAAGTACAAAATTGAATGAGTGAGAGCAACAGAAACTTGGATTGCAGAGGTTATCGTGAAGTTGAAGAGACAGAGACGACTTGGACAATGCTTGGAAGGAGGTTTGGgctctttttaatattttgagcTCACGTGAATTGACCGACCCGTTTAAAACCTGTTTCAAGTAACAAAGATGACGTGGCGATTTGGAAGCTTCTGATAGGTTGATTTTCTTAACCAACGTGGCATAGCTAGAATTTGAGGATATCTTCCTTTTATTATTGTTAGATAACTGTTTATTCAAAAGTATTTTAAATCTATTTAAAGCAagttttaaatatcttaaaataattttgaatctttatttaaatattgtaaCTGATATTATTTCCAGAATATGAAAGATTTCGGCAATATACTAAATTACTTTCATCATTCATTATTCTTATATTTTCAAATGATGTTTCGACCATcgtgttttcttttattaagtttaaatCCATTACGTTAGCGGGCGTCCGGTAGAAACAAATAAGCCCAGTAGCTTAAAGTGTTAAATGAAGAAGAAAGTTTCCACAGCTAAAATTCTTATACTAATGTCTAGAAGAGtctgtgtttaaaaaaaaatgtctagAGGAGTCTGATTTGAGTTTTACCATGATGGCCACTTATCATTTAACTAAAGTTACTAAACTAATAAACAAGGGGTGTTCAATATGGATATcggtttggtttcggttcggttttttcggtatttcgattagtaaaatataactaccattttaaatccatatttacttcgattcggttcggtttatataccgtcgttttttggtttattcggttttataccaaaacaatattatttagtttgagatcatattacataaattttaaagtCATATTATCATcgtagtcatttattaaaaaaatattatattttcaaataaaagaacaaaaaagttaaaaacgcTTATACTTTcagatgaaataatcaaatttagaattaaaatcaaagctcaaaaatttgaaaataaaaataaaaaaaaaacaaaaaagaagtatgaaagaaaagtttttccactattctatatttagtgttcatcaaagtcatgtttcTTCGATTGAAACTCTgttcatttataaataagaaaaaagttgtgaagaattttttctagttattatccatcaaatttataaccttcacttcaatttaatcaatgccaaaagaaagcaaaatgattaaaaaaagaagactaAAAAATAAGAAGCTTCAGTTGCGAtgaattgttttttaattatattttaagtgtttttcaaattaggattttctattactataaaaaatataataataattattaacaaaagaataacttatataacaaatagattttcatgtgacattataaaatatgtacatatttacatgtttctacttttgatCGGTTTTGATCGGTTTATTCTGTTAATCGGttataaaccaaaccatatccaaatcctacggtttttataaaatcacatccattcggtttatatggtatataccaaaaccacaccatattgtctatttcggttcggtttggtttggtacggttcggttttaccatattggacGGACCTATAAACAACGTATAATCTTTGATCAATGCTTGATAATTCATATTTCTATAGGATTTTTTTCCAGATTGAGATTAGCAGATTTTAGGAATATGATTTATCtaaaatgtataattaatttaaagaatataatcTCAAAGACTAGTGCATACTTGACATCTCTTTTACCATGGGTTGTTCTAGAGAAGATAGAATTCTTGTAGTAGCCTTTTCTGGATCCGTGGATAATTGGAAATGCATCGTTGCTTCTCCCCATGTTATTCCAGGTGGAATTTCTTAAAACATCCTACTTCTCACATTGTACTGAATGCTGCTTCCAATTTATAATTGTAGTTTTTTCTGTCGTCTACGGAGGATTACACCAAGCCGGAAAAGGAGCAATCATATCACCCGGAAACTAAAAAGACAACTGAAAAGTATCTAACATTACAAAAACTAGGAATGAACAAGGTCCCT encodes:
- the LOC106441076 gene encoding uncharacterized protein LOC106441076, with the translated sequence MKSKEIYRVADLGLAICFTHSSVLSDLDHMCLPIDADRFRFNLHEVLKPTMDSGVTSICCSGFKAFCLYKFESKLIQVIYDFSWNTHHISTGLATVERDPSCQPITKTEFDIERRKVTKEAIMELISREITEYHTQLLMNSSFIYQKRQLRILKKIAEKNRPCGTPRKETCLFPDIGLYEDQLQIA